Sequence from the Gloeocapsopsis dulcis genome:
TGTTGTCAAAGTTTCCCAGCGTTGTCCATCAAACCAGACATCAACACCGCGCAAATTACCACTCATTGCGCCTCCTTTAACTAAAACTGCTTTAGCACCAAGTCGATAAATTTGCCCAGCAGCAGCACGCATATCGTCTATGTTATGAATTTCTAAGCCACTAAGTAGTTGTGCTTCATACTTATTTGGCGTAACGACTGTTGCCAAGGGAATTAGGTGCTCTCGTAAACTCGCGACTGCTGTATCATCAATTAGTTGCGCACCTGTACGCGATACCATGACAGGATCGACAACTACGTTCTGAATATCTAAATGCTTTAATTGCTGCGTAACAGCAGTGATAATTTCTTGATTCAGCAACATCCCTGTCTTAGCAGCTTGAACGCCCATGTCTTCAACAACTGCTTGGATCTGTGCAATAACAGCAGCTGCTGGTAAAGCATCAACACGCTCAACTCCTAACGTATTCTGTGCTGTTACACAGGTTATTGCACTCGTGCCGTGAACGCAATGAAAAGCAAAAGTGCGTAAATCTGCTTGAATTCCTGCGCCGCCACCACTATCTGAGCCAGCAATAGTTAAAGCAATTGGTACGCTTGGTTGAATCACAGTCCTAAATTGAGTTATATCCTA
This genomic interval carries:
- the thiD gene encoding bifunctional hydroxymethylpyrimidine kinase/phosphomethylpyrimidine kinase translates to MQPSVPIALTIAGSDSGGGAGIQADLRTFAFHCVHGTSAITCVTAQNTLGVERVDALPAAAVIAQIQAVVEDMGVQAAKTGMLLNQEIITAVTQQLKHLDIQNVVVDPVMVSRTGAQLIDDTAVASLREHLIPLATVVTPNKYEAQLLSGLEIHNIDDMRAAAGQIYRLGAKAVLVKGGAMSGNLRGVDVWFDGQRWETLTTLQVDTDNTHGTGCTLAAAIAANLALDNDVLTAVRRAKEYVTTALQYALDIGQGQGPVGHFFPLLTRDS